From a region of the Zingiber officinale cultivar Zhangliang chromosome 4B, Zo_v1.1, whole genome shotgun sequence genome:
- the LOC121977007 gene encoding probable carboxylesterase 18 — protein MTENDPSPAKPRPAAASPKLPWKTRISVAALSAVTDLCRRSNGSLNRSLLSLLDVRSPASATPVRGVRTADVTVDSSRNLWFRLFVPSSGESLPVIVFFHGGGFAFLSPDSRIYNAVCSRICRKTQALVLSVNYRRSPEHRYPAPYEDGADVLRFLDGNGLATADAAAAGLADLSSCFLAGDSAGANIVHHVGRRWAAGAWERIRLAGMVLIQPFFGGEERTEAEIRLAKAPLLSMERTDWMWRAFLPEGADRDHEAANPFGPRAEGELEAALPEAMVVVGGFDLLQDWQMRYYEGLRARGKAARLVEYPEAIHAFYFFPEIKESAIVLEEIKGFIDGLRVRSTTTEQKDGDAGDENQ, from the coding sequence ATGACGGAAAACGATCCTTCGCCAGCGAAACCCCGCCCTGCCGCCGCCTCCCCCAAGCTCCCGTGGAAGACGCGGATCTCCGTCGCTGCCCTTTCCGCCGTCACAGACTTGTGCCGCCGCTCCAACGGCTCCCTCAACCGCTCCCTCCTTTCCTTACTCGACGTCCGCTCTCCGGCCTCCGCCACCCCCGTCCGCGGCGTCCGCACCGCAGACGTCACCGTCGACTCCTCCCGTAACCTCTGGTTCCGCCTCTTCGTCCCTAGCTCTGGAGAGTCCCTTCCCGTTATCGTCTTCTTTCATGGCGGCGGCTTCGCCTTTCTCTCCcctgactcccgtatctacaacGCCGTCTGCAGCCGGATCTGCCGAAAGACCCAAGCCCTGGTGCTATCCGTTAACTACCGCCGTTCTCCGGAGCACCGCTACCCGGCGCCGTACGAGGACGGGGCGGACGTCCTTCGATTCCTCGACGGCAATGGTCTGGCAACCGCTGACGCTGCCGCCGCGGGACTGGCCGATCTCTCCAGCTGCTTCCTGGCGGGAGACTCCGCGGGGGCGAACATCGTGCACCACGTGGGGCGGCGGTGGGCGGCGGGCGCGTGGGAGCGAATACGGTTGGCGGGGATGGTGCTGATCCAGCCGTTCTTCGGCGGGGAGGAGCGGACGGAGGCGGAGATACGGTTGGCGAAAGCGCCGTTGTTGTCGATGGAACGGACGGACTGGATGTGGCGCGCGTTCCTGCCGGAGGGGGCGGACAGGGACCACGAGGCGGCGAACCCATTCGGGCCGAGGGCGGAGGGGGAGCTGGAGGCGGCACTGCCGGAGGCGATGGTGGTGGTGGGGGGATTCGATCTGCTACAGGACTGGCAGATGAGGTACTACGAGGGTCTGCGGGCTAGGGGGAAGGCAGCGCGGCTGGTGGAGTACCCGGAGGCCATTCACGCCTTCTACTTCTTCCCGGAGATCAAGGAGTCGGCGATCGTCCTGGAGGAAATCAAAGGCTTCATCGACGGCCTTCGAGTTCGATCCACCACCACCGAACAGAAAGATGGAGACGCCGGCGATGAAAATCAATAA
- the LOC121977006 gene encoding protein FAR1-RELATED SEQUENCE 6-like, translated as MGDESFMGSVLDEKLDNYESVSGNNIANVEDDKTPVVGMKFKSYEEALDFYRQYARLMGFSARLKRTNYNKFGQYQSVEFICSRGGKGRTDDPSYLCRPTAKTNCPATILFKLRADGLLHVKKAILEHNHPMDPLKVELKKRRKKLPYSSPRHDENNGKIPIRRLKRFQSPSLKLVEDVSFGDKNLRNSGERGHLMLHDGDASAIYQFFTDMQKRFANFFYSMDLDEEGRLRNVFWADAVSRATYRFFGDVVLLDTSYLTCKFDIPLVLFLGVNNHGQLVLLGCGLVSDETFETYFWLFKAWLACMSRQPDSFISDQCVAIKEAMAKAFPGVHHRLCLWQVMKRLPMHFRDQENCTSIKKALEKIVHDSYTTDELEKDWKRMIEDFGLEANEWLNWLYENRHSWIPSYLKGTFWAGLTCSERNACLSSFFDGFVYPETSLKQFLSIYEVALQSKYEKEAQAELESFNKNPNLVSKFYMERQLVDLYTYNKFKQFQDELKATIYCNVSLISEDGPTSTYGIKESLLLEDSNPTDYRDFKVIYKTHELEVQCCCGSFQTSGILCRHALSVLKLHQIYEIPPHYIIDRWKKYIRTLHPVSCPSDGLVGNNRWERYDNLARCCLQLLDNGVVSSGKYHLSLKLLKEVDKFLSNDNNLGNIDVKIVPTETRTIDETEEVQVATSRAGNVQILSQMKRRGRPPKRKDDQETLPSRDHSGMNLSFPSVSNAGADIDVQESLTALAEVSPSDFSLGCHYGPPLNHTHQSNDQSRIPLGGMFQGQFDHQAVEGQPRAQWIYQQMLQETQTPNAPGWTG; from the exons ATGGGCGATGAATCTTTTATGGGCAGTGTATTAGACGAGAAACTGGACAATTATGAATCTGTCAGTGGGAATAACATAGCAAATGTGGAGGATGATAAGACTCCTGTCGTTGGGATGAAATTTAAGTCTTATGAGGAAGCTCTGGATTTCTACAGGCAATATGCACGGCTAATGGGATTTAGTGCACGCTTAAAAAGAACAAATTATAACAAGTTCGGTCAGTACCAATCTGTGGAATTTATCTGTTCTAGAGGAGGCAAGGGACGAACTGATGATCCTAGCTACTTGTGTAGGCCTACAGCTAAAACAAATTGTCCAGCTACAATCCTGTTTAAGTTGCGGGCTGATGGTTTGTTACATGTAAAGAAAGCTATTCTGGAACACAACCATCCGATGGATCCATTGAAGGTTGAGTTGAAGAAGCGCAggaaaaaacttccttattcttcgCCAAGACATGATGAGAACAATGGGAAGATCCCGATAAGAAGACTCAAGAGGTTCCAATCACCCTCTCTCAAGCTAGTTGAAGATGTGTCTTTTGGTGATAAAAACCTAAGAAACTCTGGTGAAAGAGGGCATTTGATGCTTCATGATGGTGATGCTTCTGCCATTTACCAATTTTTTACAGACATGCAGAAGAGATTTGCAAACTTCTTCTATTCCATGGATTTGGATGAGGAAGGACGATTAAGGAATGTGTTTTGGGCTGATGCTGTATCAAGGGCAACATACAGGTTTTTTGGGGATGTGGTTTTGCTTGATACATCCTActtaacatgcaaatttgatatTCCTCTTGTTCTATTTCTTGGTGTTAACAATCATGGCCAGTTAGTTTTGCTTGGATGTGGCTTGGTGTCAGATGAGACATTTGAGACCTACTTTTGGTTATTTAAGGCATGGTTGGCATGCATGTCAAGACAACCAGATTCATTTATATCCGACCAGTGTGTAGCTATTAAGGAGGCAATGGCAAAGGCTTTTCCAGGAGTTCATCATCGTCTTTGTCTTTGGCAAGTGATGAAAAGGCTTCCAATGCACTTTAGAGACCAAGAAAATTGCACTTCCATAAAGAAGGCACTAGAGAAGATAGTCCATGACTCATACACCACTGATGAGTTGGAAAAGGATTGGAAAAGAATGATTGAAGACTTTGGGCTTGAAGCCAATGAATGGCTGAATTGGTTGTATGAGAATAGACATTCTTGGATACCTAGCTATCTGAAAGGCACATTTTGGGCAGGCTTGACTTGTAGTGAACGCAACGCATGCTTGAGTTCATTTTTTGATGGATTTGTGTATCCTGAAACTTCCTTAAAGCAATTTTTAAGCATTTATGAGGTCGCTTTACAGAGCAAATATGAGAAGGAAGCTCAAGCTGAATTGGAGTCATTTAACAAAAACCCAAATCTCGTGTCTAAATTTTACATGGAGAGGCAACTTGTCGATCTTTATACTTACAACAAATTCAAACAGTTTCAAGATGAGCTGAAGGCTACAATATATTGTAATGTTTCATTGATCAGTGAAGATGGCCCAACTTCAACTTATGGGATCAAGGAATCTCTTCTCTTGGAGGACAGTAACCCCACAGATTACAGAGATTTTAAAGTTATTTACAAAACACATGAGCTTGAGGTCCAATGTTGTTGTGGTTCTTTCCAAACCAGTGGCATTCTGTGTAGGCATGCTTTATCTGTGCTTAAGTTACATCAGATATATGAGATTCCGCCTCATTACATAATTGACCGCTGGAAAAAGTACATAAGGACATTGCATCCAGTGTCTTGTCCGAGCGATGGGTTGGTTGGAAATAATCGATGGGAGCGCTATGACAATTTGGCTAGATGTTGCCTTCAACTTTTAGATAATGGTGTGGTATCCAGTGGCAAATACCATCTGTCTCTGAAGTTGCTAAAGGAGGTTGACAAGTTTCTATCGAATGATAATAATCTTGGAAACATAGATGTTAAGATTGTTCCCACTGAAACAAGGACAATCGATGAAACTGAAGAGGTACAAGTAGCAACTTCGAGGGCTGGCAATGTGCAGATTTTGTCGCAAATGAAACGGAGAGGTCGGCCTCCCAAAAGAAAG GATGATCAAGAAACCCTACCTTCTCGAGATCATAGTGGGATGAATCTTTCCTTTCCTTCTGTTTCGAATGCTGGGGCAGATATTGATGTACAAGAAAGCTTGACTGCGTTG GCAGAGGTGAGCCCAAGTGATTTTTCACTTGGCTGTCATTATGGGCCACCACTGAACCACACACATCAAAGCAATGATCAATCGAGGATACCATTGGGTGGAATGTTCCAG GGTCAATTTGATCACCAAGCTGTTGAAGGGCAACCAAGAGCTCAGTGGATCTATCAGCAAATGCTGCAG GAGACTCAGACACCAAATGCACCTGGATGGACTGGCTAG